The DNA segment GGTGATGCGTGATCTGGGGCTTCGCAGCAGGCGTGCGCCGGAGTACGTGGTCACGACCGATTCCGGTCATGACCTGCCGGTGGCCGAGAATCTTCTCAAGCGGGACTTCTCGGCACCTGCTCCCAACGAGAAGGAGATTGGGAATCTCACCTGACTTTCGACCCTCGAAGGCTGGTCGTATCTGGCGGAGTCGCTGGATTGTTGCAGCCGTTATGTGGTTGATTGGGCAATGAGCGACAGGATCGATGCGGAGCTGGTGTATCGTGCCCTGGAGATGGCTCTCAGGCGTCGTGATGTATCCTCGTCAACCACCCTGACCCACCACAGCGACAGGGGTAGCCAATACAGCTCGGAGATGATTCAGCAGCTCTTGACAGAGAATAGCATAGGCGTCAGCATGTCCCGTCGTGGAGACCCGTTCGATAATGCCATGATGGAGGGTTTCTTCAGCTTACACAAGAGCGAATGGACCAATGATCCGTACGAGACCTGGGTCGAATGCGAACTAGAGATCTTCAAATACATCGAGATGTTCTATATTCGCATAAAAACTTACAAAAGACTGAATTACATCAGTCCAATGGATTTCGAGCGGCAGTATGAGCGTGAGCGAAAAGCGAGCGAATCCGCTGCTTGTTTGTTAGCACAGTGATTGTCCGAAATCAACCGAGGGCTCCAAGAGTGTCGGATATCTGTCGACTACCTAGAAGAGTATTAGTTGTCGATGATATGCTTAATGTTGGGGGTAAGGAGTGCGGACTCCTTGTACAACTGCAGATACTCAAGGAATCTTCGATATCTACTGACCTATGCCTATTGAGAGGTGAAGGTGAGTTGGTTGAAAGAGCACTAGAATACACCAGTGATCATCTGTTTCTGAATCGAAAGAAAGGTAGATTTGTCTCTGTTGAGAGCCTTTTCCGCCTGAGACGCTACATAATTGATAAAAATATCCAGATTGTACATTGTAACGGGTGGCTTGATTCTCTAGTTGTATTGATTGCAGTCTGGGGGCTCAGGGTATCACTTGTTCGCACAGTCCATGGACACCTAAAAGGATTCAAACTAGCCATAGATCGATTTGTAACCAGCAAATTCGATTCGATGATAGCAGTTAGTAATTCATTTCGCAGGGATTTGCTGCGTTTGGGCTATAAAGAGTCCAACATATCTGTCATCCCGAATACATACGATCCATGCATGAAGCCAAGTAGCACATGCATCAAGCCTCCACCGTTGAGGATCATATCTGTTGGCAGATTGAATAAAGCCAAAGATCAAATGACACTGGTAAAGGCAGCGAAGGTACTCAGATCCCACAACACAGAATTTGTCCTTTCCTTGATTGGTACTGGAAGTCCGAACTATATTCATTCAATAACACGTTATTTAACAGAGAATTGCCTTGAGCCCTGGGTTCGAATGTGCGGACGGCATATGGACGTGGCAACCATATTGAGAAAAAGCCACCTGTTTGTCTTTCCTAGTACAAGAGAATCTTTTGGCATAGCGCTTATCGAAGCAATGGCATGTGGGCTACCAGTAATTGCATCCAGATT comes from the Candidatus Lokiarchaeota archaeon genome and includes:
- a CDS encoding DDE-type integrase/transposase/recombinase; the encoded protein is MSDRIDAELVYRALEMALRRRDVSSSTTLTHHSDRGSQYSSEMIQQLLTENSIGVSMSRRGDPFDNAMMEGFFSLHKSEWTNDPYETWVECELEIFKYIEMFYIRIKTYKRLNYISPMDFERQYERERKASESAACLLAQ
- a CDS encoding glycosyltransferase, coding for MSDICRLPRRVLVVDDMLNVGGKECGLLVQLQILKESSISTDLCLLRGEGELVERALEYTSDHLFLNRKKGRFVSVESLFRLRRYIIDKNIQIVHCNGWLDSLVVLIAVWGLRVSLVRTVHGHLKGFKLAIDRFVTSKFDSMIAVSNSFRRDLLRLGYKESNISVIPNTYDPCMKPSSTCIKPPPLRIISVGRLNKAKDQMTLVKAAKVLRSHNTEFVLSLIGTGSPNYIHSITRYLTENCLEPWVRMCGRHMDVATILRKSHLFVFPSTRESFGIALIEAMACGLPVIASRLPSTEEILENGEYGIMFEQGNYRDLANKIIKFALNHQLLEEYCSKSLKRASEYSPGVFRKRLLDVYRTVLT